A genome region from Piliocolobus tephrosceles isolate RC106 chromosome 8, ASM277652v3, whole genome shotgun sequence includes the following:
- the FZD9 gene encoding frizzled-9, which yields MAVAPLRGALLLWQLLAAGGAALEIGRFDPERGRGAAPCQAVEIPMCRGIGYNLTRMPNLLGHTSQGEAAAELAEFAPLVQYGCHSHLRFFLCSLYAPMCTDQVSTPIPACRPMCEQARLRCAPIMEQFNFGWPDSLDCARLPTRNDPHALCMEAPENATAGPAEPHKGLGMLPVAPRPARPPGDLGPGAGGGGTCENPEKFQYVEKSRSCAPRCGPGVEVFWSRRDKDFALVWMAVWSALCFFSTAFTVLTFLLEPHRFQYPERPIIFLSMCYNVYSLAFLIRAVAGAQSVACDQEAGALYVIQEGLENTGCTLVFLLLYYFGMASSLWWVVLTLTWFLAAGKKWGHEAIEAHGSYFHMAAWGLPALKTIVILTLRKVAGDELTGLCYVASTDAAALTGFVLVPLSGYLVLGSSFLLTGFVALFHIRKIMKTGGTNTEKLEKLMVKIGVFSILYTVPATCVIVCYVYERLNMDFWRLRATEQPCTAAAGPGGRRDCSLPGGSVPTVAVFMLKIFMSLVVGITSGVWVWSSKTFQTWQSLCYRKMAAGRARAKACRVPGGYGRGTHCHYKAPTVVLHMTKTDPSLENPTHL from the coding sequence ATGGCCGTGGCGCCGCTGCGGGGGGCGCTGCTGCTGTGGCAGCTGCTGGCGGCGGGGGGCGCGGCGCTGGAGATCGGCCGCTTCGACCCGGAACGCGGGCGCGGGGCTGCGCCGTGCCAGGCGGTGGAGATCCCCATGTGCCGCGGCATCGGCTACAACCTGACCCGCATGCCCAACCTGCTGGGCCACACGTCGCAGGGCGAGGCGGCCGCCGAGCTGGCGGAGTTCGCGCCGCTGGTGCAGTACGGCTGCCACAGCCACCTGCGCTTCTTCCTGTGCTCGCTCTACGCGCCCATGTGCACCGACCAGGTCTCGACGCCCATTCCCGCCTGCCGGCCCATGTGCGAGCAGGCGCGCCTGCGCTGCGCGCCCATCATGGAGCAGTTCAACTTCGGCTGGCCGGACTCGCTCGACTGCGCCCGGCTGCCCACGCGCAACGACCCGCACGCGCTGTGCATGGAGGCGCCCGAGAACGCCACGGCCGGCCCCGCGGAGCCCCACAAGGGCCTGGGCATGCTGCCCGTGGCGCCGCGGCCCGCGCGCCCTCCCGGAGACCTGGGCCCGGGCGCGGGCGGCGGTGGCACCTGCGAGAACCCGGAGAAGTTCCAGTACGTGGAGAAGAGCCGCTCGTGCGCACCCCGCTGCGGGCCAGGCGTCGAGGTGTTCTGGTCCCGGCGCGACAAGGACTTCGCGCTGGTCTGGATGGCTGTGTGGTCGGCGCTGTGCTTCTTCTCCACCGCCTTCACCGTGCTCACCTTCTTGCTGGAGCCCCACCGCTTCCAGTACCCCGAGCGCCCCATCATCTTCCTCTCCATGTGCTACAACGTCTACTCGCTGGCCTTCCTGATCCGTGCGGTGGCCGGAGCGCAGAGCGTGGCCTGTGACCAGGAGGCGGGCGCGCTCTACGTGATCCAGGAGGGCCTAGAGAACACGGGGTGCACGCTGGTCTTCTTGCTCCTGTACTACTTCGGCATGGCCAGCTCGCTCTGGTGGGTGGTCCTGACGCTCACCTGGTTCCTGGCGGCCGGGAAGAAATGGGGCCACGAGGCCATCGAGGCCCACGGCAGCTACTTCCACATGGCTGCCTGGGGCCTGCCCGCGCTTAAGACCATCGTCATCCTGACTCTGCGCAAGGTGGCAGGGGATGAGCTGACCGGGCTCTGCTACGTGGCCAGCACGGATGCGGCGGCGCTCACGGGCTTCGTGCTGGTGCCCCTCTCCGGCTACCTGGTGCTGGGCAGTAGTTTCCTCCTGACCGGCTTTGTGGCCCTCTTCCACATCCGCAAGATCATGAAGACGGGCGGCACCAACACAGAGAAGCTGGAGAAGCTCATGGTCAAGATCGGAGTCTTCTCCATCCTCTACACGGTGCCCGCCACCTGTGTCATCGTTTGCTATGTCTACGAACGCCTCAACATGGACTTCTGGCGCCTTCGGGCCACAGAGCAACCATGCACAGCGGCCGCGGGGCCCGGAGGCCGGAGGGACTGCTCGCTGCCAGGGGGCTCGGTGCCCACCGTGGCGGTCTTCATGCTCAAAATCTTCATGTCACTGGTGGTGGGGATCACCAGCGGCGTCTGGGTGTGGAGCTCCAAAACTTTTCAGACCTGGCAGAGCCTGTGCTACCGCAAGATGGCAGCTGGCCGGGCCCGGGCCAAGGCCTGCCGGGTCCCCGGGGGCTATGGCCGTGGCACGCACTGCCACTATAAGGCTCCCACCGTGGTCTTGCACATGACTAAGACGGACCCCTCTCTGGAGAACCCCACACACCTCTAG